In the Candidatus Binatia bacterium genome, one interval contains:
- a CDS encoding ATP-binding protein: protein MTTGERTTDHAALSETETQLRVFTSRLPGFFWTTDTEMRLTLRLGRDMEPIDAQNEEVLGRHIGDFIGTRDESAPCLAAHRRALGGEMATYEQEWEGRCYSAQVEPLRSEDGSITGVIGVAFDITERKQAEQALQAARAELETHVAHALRVSTLGEMAAGLAHEINQPLSAIVNYARGCVTRLRSGMAEREDLLFAIEQIAAQALRGGEIVRRYRRFLRAGTAHREPVNVNTVVENVVRFMQTEAQADGAVIRLALAEQLPAVPGDGVQLEQVVLNLTRNGLEAMRDGSPAELWIRTSVDASEIAVAVEDRGRGVPQDLQERIFDAFFTTKPDGLGMGLSICRTIVEAHGGRLSATANPEGGTTFRFTLPLPRNGDAGGTRGVAEDGAASAPTG from the coding sequence GTGACCACAGGCGAACGGACTACGGATCACGCCGCTCTCTCCGAGACCGAAACTCAGTTGCGCGTCTTTACGAGCCGCCTGCCGGGCTTTTTCTGGACGACCGACACCGAGATGCGGCTCACCCTGCGCCTCGGCCGAGACATGGAACCCATCGATGCCCAGAACGAGGAAGTTCTGGGCCGGCACATCGGCGACTTCATAGGAACCAGGGACGAGAGTGCTCCCTGCCTAGCGGCGCATCGACGGGCCCTGGGTGGCGAGATGGCGACGTACGAGCAGGAATGGGAAGGGCGGTGTTACAGTGCCCAGGTCGAGCCGTTGCGCAGCGAGGACGGCAGCATTACGGGGGTTATCGGGGTGGCGTTCGATATCACCGAGCGCAAACAGGCGGAACAGGCGCTGCAAGCGGCAAGGGCGGAACTGGAAACTCATGTCGCACACGCTCTGCGTGTCAGCACCCTGGGCGAGATGGCGGCGGGCCTGGCCCACGAGATCAACCAGCCTCTGTCGGCGATCGTCAACTACGCCCGCGGCTGTGTGACGCGTTTGCGCTCCGGCATGGCCGAGCGAGAGGATCTCCTGTTCGCGATCGAGCAGATTGCGGCGCAAGCGTTGCGCGGCGGCGAGATCGTCCGGCGCTACCGGCGCTTCCTGCGGGCGGGTACCGCGCACCGCGAACCGGTGAACGTCAACACCGTCGTCGAGAACGTCGTCCGATTCATGCAAACGGAAGCGCAGGCGGACGGGGCAGTAATCAGGCTCGCTCTCGCGGAGCAGTTGCCGGCCGTGCCGGGCGACGGCGTACAACTCGAACAGGTGGTACTGAATCTGACCCGCAACGGCCTGGAAGCCATGCGGGACGGCAGTCCGGCAGAGCTGTGGATTCGCACCTCCGTCGACGCCTCGGAGATCGCGGTAGCCGTGGAAGACCGCGGCCGGGGTGTACCGCAAGACCTGCAAGAGCGCATTTTCGACGCTTTCTTCACCACCAAACCCGACGGTCTCGGCATGGGCTTGTCGATATGCCGTACCATCGTTGAAGCGCACGGCGGCCGTTTGTCGGCAACCGCGAATCCGGAAGGCGGCACGACCTTCCGGTTCACTTTGCCGCTGCCCAGGAACGGCGATGCCGGAGGCACCCGCGGCGTTGCCGAGGATGGCGCCGCGTCCGCGCCCACCGGGTAG